A window from Cryptomeria japonica chromosome 1, Sugi_1.0, whole genome shotgun sequence encodes these proteins:
- the LOC131856076 gene encoding expansin-like A1, giving the protein MLLYQGGQRDVVAVELSQERTSDWKAMRRSYGAVWDIVTAPAECNLALRFQLSGGEWIYAQNPIPSHWKAGDVYDAGVQLKY; this is encoded by the exons ATGTTGCTGTACCAAGGAGGCCAAAGAGATGTAGTGGCTGTAGAACTTTCCCAG GAGAGAACTTCTGATTGGAAAGCAATGCGGAGGAGTTATGGGGCTGTGTGGGACATAGTAACGGCACCTGCAGAGTGCAATCTGGCTCTCCGATTTCAACTGTCAGGGGGAGAATGGATTTATGCTCAGAATCCTATTCCCTCACATTGGAAAGCTGGCGATGTTTATGATGCTGGCGTTCAGCTCAAATACTGA
- the LOC131040556 gene encoding expansin-like B1, giving the protein MAYPRSARLFAVLIVLEVLFSIGYCTSQFVDSRAAYYGTPDGLGTSSGACGYGEYGRDVKAGNVAAASQLLYRNGAGCGACYQVRCKNKYLCTYSGVTVVVTDHGEGDRTDFIMSPHAFTTMAWPGKDEQLKALGVVDIEYKW; this is encoded by the exons ATGGCTTATCCTCGCTCAGCCAGATTATTTGCCGTGCTAATAGTGCTGGAAGTTCTGTTCAGCATTGGTTACTGCACTTCCCAATTCGTAGATTCACGGGCAGCTTATTACGGAACTCCGGATGGCTTAGGAACTTCCA GTGGCGCTTGTGGATATGGTGAGTATGGGAGAGACGTGAAGGCTGGAAATGTTGCAGCAGCAAGTCAGTTATTATACAGAAATGGGGCTGGATGTGGCGCTTGCTATCAG GTGAGATGCAAAAATAAGTATCTATGTACATACAGCGGAGTAACAGTAGTGGTCACAGATCATGGAGAAGGCGATCGAACTGATTTCATTATGAGTCCTCATGCTTTCACAACTATGGCCTGGCCGGGGAAAGATGAGCAGCTTAAGGCTTTGGGTGTTGTTGACATTGAGTACAAATGGTAA